The following coding sequences lie in one Fuerstiella sp. genomic window:
- a CDS encoding AAA family ATPase, producing MLRSLELFGFKSFADKTVFEFSTGITGVVGPNGSGKSNVVDSIKWILGDQSPRSLRGQEMTDVIFNGSSGRGPAQFAEATLVFDNRSGYLPVDMDEVTIGRRLWQSGDSEYLINRNAARLKDIRDLFSGTGAGAAAYCIIEQGRVDQILQSNAANRRLIFEEAAGIARFKLRRSETTRRLERVEQNLLRLTDIVDEVESQVGAIRSQAQRAARFREISSELEALWVGMVSDDFRRQTVVQQDLASQQDKASAMLREMRTQREQAEQRSEDAETALNSIEEEMRALESRRADLRSRIASLETTLQHQSTRETELELDLKRLDRQLKVMDGRVTEAAREESHISRVFNLEQQKLETSRSQQHTGNTQLNQLRESLEQTRNKIITTREQVLQQVQKNSALSSCITTLCSEEDSVTRRMSELNSSLEQQSAECAQLREKMNQLVDSGSSAADTLRNAQDRAGQIRTGQESIVVQQSSLRESLAEMREQRSALLARRSVLEDLEERQEGFGIGVRDILSRAETSAQSPWNLIRGSVADLLDVDMSQAALLEVALSGRAQLLVVDRMGPLVDYLGSGRCRISGRVGFVSLESAGDVPAGDDSVTSNTDKDSRCSGDDADPLRLPEFDLEWLDDIGSGALDVEFSPELSVTWVDGQTNTPVRQSVFSPSETPSLTGRPGVIGRADSLARSPRHLPHLASFLLADTWVVKSLSDAVRIVEESSGMVRAVTPQGELVESDGTLHSGMLRSESAVVSRKSELRRLKNELNRTEHLIVEGELKLKRLASESEANELQLANAQQSVAEAADQCRGTEQDTVETQQAVKFSEQRIERLTTRQEQLNAELDSLELRRRTTGDQHTAGENQLKGLRDSLEKYEAEVTDGQQQLEELKQGRTEFSLELTRLEERALSLQEAALRVRDDVKERCLQRQEAERRRCAGKSRVLELTLAKLNVRAELAEIYVDEDRTAVQIAAHGSTRELLRNRQQEASEREVEVREQCSVKERQHHELELQINDIRHQLTTAAERIRDEYEISVEEAVQQGRSALTVWLNQLTTSENADGAEEGAGPEVRLTVDSPEVSAILYDTAQYSELRESIEQRIDRLRRQLRKIGSVSTESLENLSELEDRFERLHSQLRDLEAARDTLKDMVRRINVECRRMFLESFSCIQEHFRDIFRRLFGGGEADLILEDSDEVLDCSIDVVARPPGKELRSITLLSGGEKTLTAVALLLSIFRSRPSPFCLLDEVDAALDDANISRFVGVLKDFRDATQFIMITHRKPTMAVTDVLYGVTMEESGVSKRLSVCFEEIDERGNFITRQDGQARAA from the coding sequence ATGCTCCGGTCGCTGGAATTATTCGGCTTCAAGAGTTTTGCCGACAAGACTGTATTCGAGTTTTCCACCGGAATTACCGGAGTGGTGGGCCCGAACGGCAGCGGCAAGAGCAATGTCGTTGATTCGATCAAGTGGATCTTAGGGGATCAGAGTCCCCGGAGTCTGCGCGGCCAGGAAATGACGGATGTCATTTTTAATGGATCTTCAGGTCGTGGGCCGGCTCAGTTTGCGGAAGCCACTCTGGTTTTTGACAACCGCTCCGGATATCTGCCGGTTGACATGGACGAAGTCACGATTGGGCGGCGACTGTGGCAGTCGGGTGATTCCGAGTATCTGATCAATCGTAATGCCGCACGGTTAAAAGACATTCGTGACCTGTTTTCGGGAACCGGTGCGGGAGCGGCTGCCTACTGTATCATTGAGCAGGGGCGTGTGGATCAGATTTTGCAGTCAAACGCTGCGAATCGTCGGTTGATCTTTGAAGAAGCTGCCGGCATCGCACGCTTCAAGTTGCGTCGGTCTGAGACGACACGCCGCCTGGAACGCGTGGAGCAGAATCTGCTGCGTTTGACTGATATCGTGGACGAAGTCGAATCTCAGGTTGGGGCAATCCGCAGTCAGGCTCAGCGTGCAGCCCGGTTTCGTGAAATTTCCTCTGAACTTGAAGCGTTATGGGTGGGAATGGTCAGCGATGATTTCCGTCGTCAGACTGTGGTTCAGCAGGATCTTGCATCGCAGCAGGACAAGGCGTCTGCAATGCTCAGAGAGATGCGGACTCAGCGGGAACAAGCCGAGCAGCGGTCAGAGGATGCCGAAACTGCATTAAATTCAATCGAGGAGGAAATGCGAGCACTGGAATCCAGACGGGCGGATCTGCGCAGTCGGATTGCAAGTCTGGAAACCACGTTGCAACATCAGTCAACTCGTGAGACGGAACTGGAACTGGATTTAAAGCGACTGGATCGTCAGTTGAAAGTTATGGATGGACGCGTCACTGAAGCTGCCCGGGAGGAATCTCACATTTCACGGGTGTTTAATCTGGAGCAGCAGAAACTGGAAACATCGAGATCGCAGCAACATACAGGCAATACTCAGCTGAATCAGTTACGCGAGAGTCTGGAACAGACCCGAAACAAAATTATAACCACACGTGAGCAGGTGCTGCAGCAGGTACAGAAAAATTCAGCACTATCCAGCTGCATTACGACGTTGTGTTCTGAAGAAGATTCTGTCACGCGCCGAATGAGTGAGCTGAATTCGTCACTGGAACAACAGTCGGCGGAATGTGCTCAGCTGCGTGAAAAAATGAATCAGCTGGTGGATTCCGGGAGTTCGGCTGCCGACACTCTTCGGAACGCTCAGGACAGGGCCGGCCAAATCCGGACAGGTCAGGAATCAATTGTGGTTCAGCAGTCGTCTTTACGGGAGTCACTGGCGGAGATGCGTGAACAGCGTAGCGCGTTGCTGGCGCGTCGCTCCGTTCTGGAAGACCTGGAAGAACGACAGGAAGGTTTCGGAATTGGAGTCCGGGATATCCTTAGCCGGGCCGAAACGTCAGCTCAGTCTCCCTGGAATCTGATTCGCGGAAGTGTTGCTGACCTGCTGGATGTCGATATGTCCCAGGCGGCATTGCTGGAAGTCGCACTTTCCGGCCGGGCTCAACTACTGGTCGTCGACCGCATGGGGCCGCTGGTTGATTATCTGGGTAGCGGCCGCTGCCGTATCAGCGGTCGCGTTGGATTTGTCTCGCTGGAGTCAGCCGGTGATGTTCCGGCGGGCGATGACTCGGTAACGTCGAATACCGACAAAGACTCACGGTGTTCCGGCGACGATGCCGATCCGCTTCGGCTGCCCGAATTCGATTTGGAATGGCTCGATGACATCGGCAGTGGTGCTTTGGATGTTGAATTTTCTCCGGAACTCAGTGTGACCTGGGTGGACGGACAAACTAACACTCCGGTGCGACAGTCTGTTTTTTCACCCTCAGAGACTCCCTCTCTGACCGGCCGCCCGGGAGTGATTGGCAGAGCTGACAGTCTGGCCCGTTCTCCACGTCATCTGCCACATCTGGCGTCGTTCCTGCTGGCTGATACCTGGGTCGTAAAGTCACTGTCTGATGCCGTGCGAATTGTGGAAGAATCGAGTGGCATGGTCCGGGCTGTCACTCCACAGGGAGAACTGGTCGAAAGTGACGGTACCTTGCACAGTGGAATGCTTCGCAGCGAGTCAGCAGTCGTGTCACGTAAAAGCGAATTGCGGCGACTAAAAAATGAACTGAACCGAACTGAACATCTGATTGTGGAAGGCGAGTTAAAGCTTAAGCGTCTGGCCAGTGAATCAGAGGCGAACGAATTACAGTTGGCGAACGCTCAGCAATCCGTTGCTGAAGCCGCTGATCAATGTCGTGGAACGGAGCAGGACACTGTCGAAACACAGCAGGCAGTCAAGTTTTCCGAACAACGGATTGAACGTCTTACGACCCGACAGGAGCAGCTCAACGCAGAACTGGATTCACTGGAGCTGCGACGGCGTACGACTGGTGACCAGCACACAGCCGGTGAAAATCAGTTGAAGGGGCTCCGTGACAGTCTGGAAAAATATGAAGCGGAAGTGACAGACGGGCAGCAGCAGCTGGAAGAACTGAAGCAGGGACGCACTGAATTCAGTCTCGAACTGACACGCTTGGAAGAAAGAGCTCTTTCGCTGCAGGAGGCAGCCCTGCGTGTACGCGACGATGTGAAAGAGCGGTGTCTGCAGCGGCAGGAAGCGGAACGACGACGGTGCGCCGGTAAGTCCCGTGTCCTGGAGCTGACTTTGGCGAAACTGAATGTGCGCGCCGAACTGGCGGAGATTTACGTGGATGAAGACCGAACGGCAGTCCAGATTGCAGCACATGGTTCGACCCGGGAGTTGCTTCGGAATCGCCAACAGGAAGCCAGCGAACGTGAAGTGGAAGTACGTGAGCAGTGTTCAGTTAAAGAGCGACAGCATCATGAACTGGAATTGCAGATCAACGACATCAGACATCAGCTGACAACGGCGGCCGAACGCATCAGGGATGAATATGAGATTTCTGTTGAGGAGGCGGTGCAACAGGGGCGTTCTGCGCTGACAGTCTGGCTGAATCAGCTAACGACCAGTGAGAATGCTGATGGTGCCGAAGAAGGGGCCGGACCTGAGGTCAGACTGACGGTGGATTCTCCTGAAGTCTCAGCCATTCTGTATGACACAGCTCAATATTCGGAATTAAGGGAATCAATTGAACAGCGTATAGATCGGTTACGTCGGCAACTCCGGAAGATTGGCAGCGTCAGTACAGAAAGCCTGGAAAATCTTTCCGAACTGGAGGATCGATTTGAACGACTGCATTCGCAGTTGCGTGATCTCGAAGCTGCGCGCGATACCTTGAAAGACATGGTGCGTCGAATCAATGTGGAATGCCGACGAATGTTTTTAGAATCGTTTTCCTGCATTCAGGAGCATTTTCGAGATATCTTCCGGCGGCTGTTCGGCGGCGGGGAAGCCGATTTGATTCTTGAAGATTCTGACGAAGTGCTGGATTGCTCGATTGACGTGGTTGCCCGGCCGCCGGGTAAGGAATTGCGGAGTATTACTTTGCTCAGTGGTGGCGAGAAAACACTCACTGCAGTTGCACTGCTGCTGTCTATTTTTCGCAGTCGTCCGAGTCCGTTTTGTCTGCTGGATGAGGTTGATGCAGCATTGGATGATGCCAATATCAGCCGTTTCGTAGGCGTGCTTAAAGACTTTCGCGATGCGACACAGTTCATCATGATTACACATCGCAAACCCACCATGGCTGTCACAGACGTGCTTTATGGAGTGACAATGGAGGAATCCGGCGTGTCAAAACGGCTTTCGGTGTGTTTTGAGGAGATCGACGAACGGGGTAATTTTATTACCCGGCAGGACGGTCAGGCTCGAGCCGCCTGA
- a CDS encoding flagellar basal body P-ring protein FlgI has protein sequence MNADPDIQHDTRQFLFLLLAAMAFICCGCTSSLLQLPSNAVTSRLTEFVRRDSVDKDAVKKTVLDDFDTSLETPLLGDYISVQGNTLVPLRGVGLVVNLDGTGGNPPPSTLRTDLQREMARRRIPSPSKILSSPNTALVVVTAYLPAFVRKGQPFDVRVTLPVNTKGNSLRGGYLLATRLFEETEIRGHGTHRGDEYALAEGPVLTAFGATQGSSESNGLMGRGSIPGGATATTNRELDIVIRRRFQSVRKAKQIADAVSARFQRYDRFGRQQELAVARTDALIKLHPHPIYRNNFPRFHHVIRSIPLAENEVARRLRLEGQAERLLVPESSALAAVQLEAVGNDAKPFLLAGLKSPHGDVKFFAAEALAYLQDSQESDAVHILKVAARDEPAFRVYALAALTTMDTAQSMLALRELLDAKSLEARYGAVRAISEVNDNDRSLNTIRFKNRFVLRQIDSSGASAVHLARRRSPEITVFGVNQKLLLPAVLNVGNKIRVIGHDGDETVEISQYQLGQDTVRRTCSRRLVDILKTVGELKAAYPDVVQFMIEAEQQDNLPGELGIDRLPQAGRTYIQKVGSGELETDRKVGTPSRTPGIFDRIDDVQVDGDIQDLNLTTLRNPSQHAEGTSPEINEEPATVSANQTRDDNSSTFRQTDVSDVEAGLRTDTEEPVNHRNSAGVLNRFMKNPFGQHKF, from the coding sequence CCTGTTACTTGCCGCAATGGCTTTTATTTGCTGCGGTTGCACCAGCAGCCTGCTTCAATTGCCGTCTAACGCTGTCACGTCACGGCTTACGGAATTCGTCCGGCGAGATTCAGTAGATAAAGACGCGGTCAAAAAGACTGTATTGGACGACTTTGACACCTCACTCGAAACTCCGCTGCTGGGTGACTACATCAGTGTTCAGGGAAACACACTGGTGCCACTTCGAGGTGTGGGGCTTGTCGTAAACCTGGACGGTACGGGGGGTAATCCGCCGCCGTCAACGCTGCGAACTGATCTCCAGAGAGAGATGGCGCGACGCAGGATTCCATCACCTTCTAAAATTTTGAGCAGTCCTAATACAGCGCTGGTAGTGGTTACGGCGTATTTGCCGGCTTTTGTCCGTAAGGGACAGCCGTTTGATGTGCGAGTGACGTTGCCGGTAAACACAAAGGGTAACAGTCTCAGAGGAGGCTATCTGCTGGCAACTCGATTATTTGAAGAAACTGAAATTCGCGGCCACGGTACGCACAGAGGCGATGAATATGCCCTGGCGGAGGGGCCGGTGCTGACAGCCTTCGGGGCAACTCAGGGAAGTTCTGAATCAAACGGGCTTATGGGAAGAGGAAGCATTCCGGGCGGAGCAACCGCAACGACAAATCGTGAACTGGATATCGTGATTCGCAGGCGATTTCAAAGCGTGCGAAAGGCAAAGCAGATCGCCGACGCAGTTTCAGCACGCTTTCAGCGCTATGACAGATTTGGACGTCAGCAGGAACTGGCAGTTGCCAGAACTGATGCTTTGATCAAACTGCATCCTCATCCGATTTACAGAAATAATTTTCCTCGCTTCCACCATGTTATTCGAAGTATTCCGCTGGCAGAGAACGAAGTCGCCCGACGGCTGAGACTGGAAGGACAGGCTGAACGTCTGCTGGTCCCCGAGTCGTCAGCACTCGCTGCTGTCCAGCTGGAGGCCGTTGGAAACGATGCAAAACCGTTTCTGCTGGCGGGCCTGAAGTCTCCGCATGGTGATGTGAAGTTCTTTGCAGCTGAAGCACTCGCCTATCTTCAGGATTCACAGGAGTCGGACGCCGTACACATTCTTAAAGTTGCAGCACGGGATGAACCGGCTTTTCGCGTTTATGCTTTAGCCGCATTGACGACAATGGATACGGCTCAGTCCATGCTTGCTCTGCGCGAACTGCTCGATGCGAAGTCACTGGAAGCTCGCTATGGAGCCGTTCGTGCTATTTCCGAAGTTAATGACAATGACCGTTCTCTTAATACCATACGTTTCAAAAATAGATTTGTTTTGCGGCAGATTGATTCCAGCGGTGCGTCTGCCGTACATCTGGCCCGGCGTCGCAGTCCGGAAATCACAGTTTTCGGAGTCAATCAGAAACTGCTGCTGCCGGCAGTGCTGAATGTGGGTAACAAGATCCGTGTCATCGGTCACGACGGTGATGAGACGGTCGAGATTTCACAGTATCAGCTTGGACAGGATACCGTACGTCGAACGTGCAGTCGCCGGCTGGTAGACATACTTAAGACAGTGGGTGAATTGAAAGCGGCGTATCCTGACGTTGTTCAGTTCATGATTGAGGCTGAACAACAGGACAATCTGCCGGGAGAACTTGGTATTGATCGACTGCCGCAGGCGGGCCGTACCTACATTCAGAAGGTAGGCAGCGGTGAGTTGGAAACGGACAGGAAGGTAGGGACTCCATCCAGAACACCGGGTATCTTCGATCGCATTGATGATGTGCAGGTAGACGGAGATATCCAAGACCTTAATCTGACCACACTTCGCAATCCGTCTCAGCATGCAGAAGGAACAAGCCCCGAAATTAATGAAGAGCCTGCAACAGTGTCGGCGAATCAAACGAGGGATGACAATTCATCAACGTTTCGGCAGACTGATGTTTCAGACGTTGAAGCAGGTCTGCGCACCGACACTGAAGAACCGGTCAACCACAGAAATTCTGCCGGCGTGCTGAATCGATTCATGAAGAATCCATTTGGCCAGCACAAATTCTAA